The following proteins come from a genomic window of Lolium rigidum isolate FL_2022 chromosome 5, APGP_CSIRO_Lrig_0.1, whole genome shotgun sequence:
- the LOC124652618 gene encoding L-galactose dehydrogenase-like: MELRELGATGLRVSPVGFGASPLGNVFGDIPRDVARATVRRALDLGINFFDTSPYYGGTVSETVLGDCLRSAAVPRDAFVLATKCGRYKDGFDFSAARVTRSVDESLARLGLDYVDILHCHDIEFTSLDQIVNETIPALQKIKESGKARFIGITGLPLSIFAYVLDRVPPGSVDLVLSYCHYGINDTALLDSLPYLKSKGVGVITASPLAMGLLTDNGPPEWHPAPEQLKLACRAAAEHCRKKGKSITKLAMKYSLMNNEISTVLVGMNSPEQVEENVAAALELSTSGIDEELLHEVEEILEPVKNLTWPSGI, from the exons ATGGAGCTCCGCGAGCTCGGCGCCACGGGCCTCCGCGTCAGCCCCGTCGGCTTCGGCGCCTCCCCGCTCGGAAACGTCTTCGGCGACATCCCCCGCGACGTCGCCCGCGCCACCGTCCGCCGCGCCCTCGACCTCGGCATCAACTTCTTCGACACATCGCC GTACTACGGCGGCACGGTGTCGGAGACGGTGCTGGGGGACTGCCTCCGCTCCGCGGCCGTCCCGCGCGACGCCTTCGTGCTCGCCACCAAGTGCGGCCGCTACAAGGACGGCTTCGACTTCAGCGCGGCCCGCGTCACGCGCAGCGTGGACGAGAGCCTCGCGCGCCTCGGCCTCGACTACGTCGACATCCTCCACTGCCACGACATCGAGTTCACCAGCCTAGACCAG ATCGTGAACGAGACGATCCCCGCGCTGCAGAAGATCAAGGAGAGCGGGAAGGCGCGGTTCATCGGGATCACCGGGCTGCCCCTGAGCATCTTCGCCTACGTGCTCGACCGGGTGCCTCCTGGCTCCGTGGATCTGGTTCTCTCCTACTGCCACTACGGGATCAACGACACCGCGCTGCTGGATTCGCTGCCTTACTTGAAGAGCAAAGGTGTCGGGGTCATCACTGCTTCGCCCCTTGCCATGGGGCTTCTCACCGACAACGGGCCGCCGGAGTGGCACCCTGCACCGGAACAACTCAAG TTGGCATGCAGGGCAGCGGCAGAGCACTGTAGAAAGAAGGGGAAATCTATTACAAAGCTAGCCATGAAGTATAGTTTGATGAACAATGAAATTTCCACAGTTCTTGTTGGAATGAACTCTCCTGAACAG GTGGAGGAGAATGTTGCTGCTGCACTGGAGTTATCGACTTCAGGCATAGATGAAGAACTTTTGCATGAAGTTGAAGAAATTTTAGAGCCTGTTAAGAACTTGACCTGGCCCAGTGGTATTTAG
- the LOC124656160 gene encoding protein LIKE COV 1-like, with the protein MAARERDRDRELLIIPVTSEPVGISAGGDDDSEPTTPVMIGSPSARGHHHPSTGIEAFSRVIRSWTWKKFMTGCVILLPIAITFYTTWWFIRFVDGFFSPIYIHLGINVFGLGFATSITFIFLVGVFMSSWLGTSLLGLGEFFIKKMPLVRHIYSASKQISAAISPDQSSRAFKEAVIIRHPRIGEYALGFITSTVTLRSADGDQELSCVYVPTNHLYLGDIFLMSRADVIIPDLSVREAIEIVLSGGMSVPQIISAVEGVVSPGKHGSVVKGP; encoded by the exons ATGGCCGCGCGGGAGAGGGACAGGGACCGGGAGCTGCTGATCATCCCGGTGACCAGTGAGCCCGTCGGCATATccgccggcggcgacgatgaCTCTGAGCCGACCACGCCGGTGATGATCGGCTCCCCGTCTGCACGCGGCCACCACCACCCCTCCACCGGCATCGAG GCCTTCTCAAGAGTGATACGGAGCTGGACGTGGAAGAAGTTTATGACTGGATG TGTCATCCTGCTCCCAATAGCAATCACATTCTACACGACCTGGTGGTTCATCCGATTCGTCGATGGCTTCTTCTCTCCGATCTATATCCATCTCGGCATAAATGTCTTCG GTCTGGGGTTCGCCACTTCCATCACCTTCATTTTCCTCGTCGGCGTGTTCATGTCATCATGGCTTGGCACCTCCCTTCTCGGCCTCGGCGAGTTCTTCATCAAGAAGATGCCACTCGTCCGCCATATCTACTCTGCTTCCAAGCAGATAAGCGCCGCGATATCGCCAG ACCAGAGCTCACGGGCCTTCAAAGAGGCAGTGATCATAAGGCACCCGAGGATAGGCGAGTATGCACTGGGGTTCATCACTTCGACGGTGACCCTGCGCAGCGCGGACGGCGACCAAGAACTCTCCTGCGTCTATGTGCCCACAAACCACCTCTATCTCGGTGACATCTTCCTCATGAGCCGCGCCGACGTGATCATACCAGACCTGTCCGTCCGAGAGGCCATTG AGATCGTTCTCTCTGGCGGCATGTCGGTGCCACAAATAATATCAGCAGTGGAGGGGGTTGTCAGCCCTGGGAAACATGGCAGCGTAGTGAAAGGTCCGTAG